A stretch of the Notamacropus eugenii isolate mMacEug1 chromosome 2, mMacEug1.pri_v2, whole genome shotgun sequence genome encodes the following:
- the MYO1C gene encoding unconventional myosin-Ic isoform X2 has product MESALTARDRVGVQDFVLLENFTSEAAFIENLRRRFRENLIYTYIGPVLVSVNPYRDLQIYSRQHMERYRGVSFYEVPPHLFAVADTVYRALRTERRDQAVLISGESGAGKTEATKKLLQFYAETCPASERGGAVRDRLLQSNPVLEAFGNAKTLRNDNSSRFGKYMDVQFDFKGAPVGGHILSYLLEKSRVVHQNHGERNFHIFYQLLEGGEEETLRRLGLERNAQTYLYLVKGQCAKVTSINDKSDWKVVRKALSVIDFNEDDIEDLLSIVASVLHLGNIHFAADEQSNAQVTTENQVKYLTRLLQVDGSMLKEALTHRKIIAKGEELLSPLNLEQAAYARDALAKAIYSRTFSWLVNKINRSLAFKDPEFPSWRGTTVLGLVDIYGFEVFQHNSFEQFCINYCNEKLQQLFIELTLKSEQEEYEAEGIAWEPVPYLNNKIICDLVEEKFKGIISILDEECLRPGDATDLTFLEKLEDTVKHHPHFVTHKLADQRTRKSLGRGEFRLLHYAGEVTYSVTGFLDKNNDLLFRNLKETMCSSENPILCQCFDRSELTDKKRPETVATQFKASLFQLVEILMSKEPAYIRCIKPNDAKQPGRFDEVLIRHQVKYLGLMENLRVRRAGFAYRRKYENFLQRYKSLCPETWPTWDGRPQDGVSVLIQHLGYKPEEYKLGKTKIFIRFPKTLFATEDALEVRKQSLATKIQASWRGYHWRQKFLRVKRAAICIQSWWRGTLGRRRAAKRKRAANVIRQLIQGFILRRAPRCPENAFFLDFVRCSFLLNLRRHLPRNVLDKTWPTPPPALHEASEQLRELCMRNMVWKYCRNISSEWKQQLHQKAVASEVFKGKKDNYPQSVPRLFINTRLAADEISPKVLQALGNEPVQYAVPVVKYDRKGYKPRARQLLLTPSAAVIVEEAKIKQRIEYANLTGISVSSLSDSLFVLHVQREDNKQKGDVVLQSDHVIETITKLALSADRVNSININQGSITFAGGPGRDGIIDFTPGSELLISKAKNGHLAVVAPRLNSR; this is encoded by the exons ATGGAGAGCGCCCTGACTGCAAGGGACCGAGTTGGGGTCCAGGACTTTGTGCTGTTGGAGAATTTCACTAGCGAAGCCGCGTTCATCGAGAACCTGAGACGGCGCTTCCGTGAAAACCTCATCTAT ACCTATATTGGGCCTGTGCTGGTCTCTGTTAACCCTTATCGGGACCTCCAGATCTACAGCCGGCAGCACATGGAACGCTACCGGGGTGTCAGCTTCTATGAGGTTCCTCCGCACCT GTTTGCTGTGGCTGACACAGTGTACCGGGCACTGCGCACGGAGAGAAGGGACCAGGCTGTGTTGATATCTGGGGAGAGTGGGGCAGGCAAGACTGAGGCCACCAAGAAGCTACTGCAGTTCTACGCAGAGACCTGCCCTGCTAGTGAGCGAGGAGGAGCTGTACGGGACAGACTGCTCCAGAGTAACCCTGTGCTGGAG GCCTTTGGAAACGCCAAGACCCTTCGAAATGACAACTCCAGCCGATTTGGCAAATACATGGATGTGCAGTTTGACTTCAAG GGGGCCCCTGTAGGTGGACACATCCTCAGTTACCTCCTGGAAAAATCCCGAGTCGTCCACCAAAACCATGGGGAGAGAAACTTCCACATCTTCTATCAGCTgctggagggtggggaggaagagacacTTCGGAGGTTGGGTCTTGAGAGGAATGCCCAGACCTACTTGTACTTGGTTAAG GGTCAGTGTGCCAAAGTCACATCCATCAATGACAAGAGCGACTGGAAGGTTGTCAGGAAAGCGCTTTCTGTCATTGACTTCAATGAGGATGACATCGAG GACCTGCTGAGCATCGTGGCCAGTGTGCTACATTTGGGCAATATCCACTTTGCTGCTGATGAGCAGAGCAACGCCCAGGTGACCACAGAGAACCAGGTCAAGTACCTGACCCGG CTGCTACAGGTGGATGGCTCTATGCTGAAGGAAGCCCTGACCCACAGGAAGATCATTGCCAAGGGCGAGGAG CTCCTGAGCCCCCTGAACCTGGAGCAGGCTGCATATGCCCGGGATGCCCTGGCGAAAGCCATCTACAGCCGCACCTTCTCCTGGCTGGTCAACAAGATCAATAGGTCACTGGCCTTCAAG GACCCAGAATTCCCCAGCTGGAGAGGCACCACAGTTCTGGGGCTGGTGGATATCTATGGCTTCGAGGTTTTCCAGCACAACAG CTTTGAGCAATTCTGCATTAATTACTGTAATGAAAAGCTGCAACAACTCTTCATCGAGCTCACCCTCAAGTCAGAGCAAGAAGAATATGAAGCAGAGGGCATTGCT TGGGAGCCTGTGCCATATCTCAACAACAAGATCATCTGTGACTTAGTCGAGGAGAAGTTCAAAGGCATCATCTCCATCCTG GATGAAGAGTGCCTTCGCCCTGGGGATGCCACAGATCTGACCTTCTTGGAGAAGCTTGAGGATACGGTGAAGCACCACCCACACTTTGTGAC TCACAAGTTGGCTGATCAGCGGACAAGGAAATCCTTGGGTCGAGGTGAATTCCGTCTGTTGCACTACGCTGGGGAGGTGACCTACAGTGTGACAG GGTTTCTGGACAAGAACAATGACCTCCTGTTTCGTAACCTTAAGGAG ACCATGTGCAGCTCTGAAAACCCCATCCTGTGCCAGTGCTTTGACAGGAGTGAGCTCACAGACAAGAAGAGACCGGAGACG GTAGCCACACAGTTTAAAGCGAGTCTGTTCCAACTGGTTGAGATCCTCATGTCCAAAGAACCTGCTTATATTCGCTGTATCAAGCCCAATGATGCCAAACAGCCAG GTCGGTTTGATGAGGTGCTTATCCGACACCAGGTGAAATATCTGGGGCTGATGGAGAATCTTCGGGTACGGAGAGCTGGCTTTGCCTATAGGCGCAAATATGAGAACTTCCTCCAGAG GTACAAGTCCTTGTGTCCTGAGACGTGGCCCACCTGGGACGGGCGGCCGCAGGATGGGGTGTCGGTCTTGATCCAACACCTTGGCTACAAGCCCGAGGAGTACAAGCTGGGCAA AACCAAGATCTTCATCCGCTTCCCCAAGACGCTTTTTGCCACAGAAGATGCCCTGGAAGTGAGGAAGCAGAGTCTGG CCACAAAGATCCAGGCATCATGGAGGGGATACCATTGGAGACAGAAATTCTTACGAGTGAAACGTGCAG CTATCTGTATCCAGTCATGGTGGCGGGGGACCCTGGGTCGGAGGAGAGCTGCCAAGAGGAAACGGGCAGCCAACGTGATCCGACA gcTGATCCAAGGCTTCATCCTCCGCCGTGCACCCAGGTGCCCTGAAAATGCCTTCTTCTTGGATTTCGTTCGGTGCTCCTTCCTACTGAATCTGCGGCGGCACCTGCCCCGTAATGTGCTGGACAAAACATGGCCCACCCCTCCTCCTGCCCTGCACGAG GCATCCGAGCAGCTGAGGGAACTCTGTATGAGGAACATGGTGTGGAAGTACTGCCGGAACATCAGTTCTGAATGGAAGCAGCAG CTGCATCAGAAAGCTGTGGCCAGTGAGGTTTTCAAGGGCAAGAAAGATAACTACCCTCAGAGCGTCCCCAGGCTCTTCATCAACACTCGGCTTG CTGCTGATGAGATCAGCCCCAAAGTGCTCCAGGCCCTGGGCAATGAGCCAGTCCAG TATGCAGTGCCTGTGGTGAAGTATGACCGGAAAGGCTACAAACCTCGGGCTCGGCAACTGCTGCTGACCCCTAGTGCTGCGGTCATTGTGGAGGAGGCCAAGATCAAGCAGAGGATTGAATATGCCAACCTGACTG GAATCTCGGTCAGCAGCCTAAGTGACAGCCTTTTTGTCCTCCACGTGCAGAGAGAGGACAACAAGCAAAAG GGGGATGTGGTACTCCAAAGTGATCATGTCATCGAGACGATAACCAAGTTGGCCCTGAGTGCAGACCGAGTCAACAGCATTAACATCAACCAGGGCAG CATCACCTTTGCTGGTGGCCCAGGCAGAGACGGTATCATTGACTTTACCCCTGGCTCCGAGCTCCTTATCTCCAAGGCCAAGAATGGTCACCTTGCCGTG GTCGCTCCCCGGCTGAACTCCCGGTGA
- the MYO1C gene encoding unconventional myosin-Ic isoform X1, whose amino-acid sequence MALQVELIPTGEIIRVVYPHGTCKTALGSDGVRITSMESALTARDRVGVQDFVLLENFTSEAAFIENLRRRFRENLIYTYIGPVLVSVNPYRDLQIYSRQHMERYRGVSFYEVPPHLFAVADTVYRALRTERRDQAVLISGESGAGKTEATKKLLQFYAETCPASERGGAVRDRLLQSNPVLEAFGNAKTLRNDNSSRFGKYMDVQFDFKGAPVGGHILSYLLEKSRVVHQNHGERNFHIFYQLLEGGEEETLRRLGLERNAQTYLYLVKGQCAKVTSINDKSDWKVVRKALSVIDFNEDDIEDLLSIVASVLHLGNIHFAADEQSNAQVTTENQVKYLTRLLQVDGSMLKEALTHRKIIAKGEELLSPLNLEQAAYARDALAKAIYSRTFSWLVNKINRSLAFKDPEFPSWRGTTVLGLVDIYGFEVFQHNSFEQFCINYCNEKLQQLFIELTLKSEQEEYEAEGIAWEPVPYLNNKIICDLVEEKFKGIISILDEECLRPGDATDLTFLEKLEDTVKHHPHFVTHKLADQRTRKSLGRGEFRLLHYAGEVTYSVTGFLDKNNDLLFRNLKETMCSSENPILCQCFDRSELTDKKRPETVATQFKASLFQLVEILMSKEPAYIRCIKPNDAKQPGRFDEVLIRHQVKYLGLMENLRVRRAGFAYRRKYENFLQRYKSLCPETWPTWDGRPQDGVSVLIQHLGYKPEEYKLGKTKIFIRFPKTLFATEDALEVRKQSLATKIQASWRGYHWRQKFLRVKRAAICIQSWWRGTLGRRRAAKRKRAANVIRQLIQGFILRRAPRCPENAFFLDFVRCSFLLNLRRHLPRNVLDKTWPTPPPALHEASEQLRELCMRNMVWKYCRNISSEWKQQLHQKAVASEVFKGKKDNYPQSVPRLFINTRLAADEISPKVLQALGNEPVQYAVPVVKYDRKGYKPRARQLLLTPSAAVIVEEAKIKQRIEYANLTGISVSSLSDSLFVLHVQREDNKQKGDVVLQSDHVIETITKLALSADRVNSININQGSITFAGGPGRDGIIDFTPGSELLISKAKNGHLAVVAPRLNSR is encoded by the exons GCCCTGGGTAGTGACGGAGTACGGATCACCAGCATGGAGAGCGCCCTGACTGCAAGGGACCGAGTTGGGGTCCAGGACTTTGTGCTGTTGGAGAATTTCACTAGCGAAGCCGCGTTCATCGAGAACCTGAGACGGCGCTTCCGTGAAAACCTCATCTAT ACCTATATTGGGCCTGTGCTGGTCTCTGTTAACCCTTATCGGGACCTCCAGATCTACAGCCGGCAGCACATGGAACGCTACCGGGGTGTCAGCTTCTATGAGGTTCCTCCGCACCT GTTTGCTGTGGCTGACACAGTGTACCGGGCACTGCGCACGGAGAGAAGGGACCAGGCTGTGTTGATATCTGGGGAGAGTGGGGCAGGCAAGACTGAGGCCACCAAGAAGCTACTGCAGTTCTACGCAGAGACCTGCCCTGCTAGTGAGCGAGGAGGAGCTGTACGGGACAGACTGCTCCAGAGTAACCCTGTGCTGGAG GCCTTTGGAAACGCCAAGACCCTTCGAAATGACAACTCCAGCCGATTTGGCAAATACATGGATGTGCAGTTTGACTTCAAG GGGGCCCCTGTAGGTGGACACATCCTCAGTTACCTCCTGGAAAAATCCCGAGTCGTCCACCAAAACCATGGGGAGAGAAACTTCCACATCTTCTATCAGCTgctggagggtggggaggaagagacacTTCGGAGGTTGGGTCTTGAGAGGAATGCCCAGACCTACTTGTACTTGGTTAAG GGTCAGTGTGCCAAAGTCACATCCATCAATGACAAGAGCGACTGGAAGGTTGTCAGGAAAGCGCTTTCTGTCATTGACTTCAATGAGGATGACATCGAG GACCTGCTGAGCATCGTGGCCAGTGTGCTACATTTGGGCAATATCCACTTTGCTGCTGATGAGCAGAGCAACGCCCAGGTGACCACAGAGAACCAGGTCAAGTACCTGACCCGG CTGCTACAGGTGGATGGCTCTATGCTGAAGGAAGCCCTGACCCACAGGAAGATCATTGCCAAGGGCGAGGAG CTCCTGAGCCCCCTGAACCTGGAGCAGGCTGCATATGCCCGGGATGCCCTGGCGAAAGCCATCTACAGCCGCACCTTCTCCTGGCTGGTCAACAAGATCAATAGGTCACTGGCCTTCAAG GACCCAGAATTCCCCAGCTGGAGAGGCACCACAGTTCTGGGGCTGGTGGATATCTATGGCTTCGAGGTTTTCCAGCACAACAG CTTTGAGCAATTCTGCATTAATTACTGTAATGAAAAGCTGCAACAACTCTTCATCGAGCTCACCCTCAAGTCAGAGCAAGAAGAATATGAAGCAGAGGGCATTGCT TGGGAGCCTGTGCCATATCTCAACAACAAGATCATCTGTGACTTAGTCGAGGAGAAGTTCAAAGGCATCATCTCCATCCTG GATGAAGAGTGCCTTCGCCCTGGGGATGCCACAGATCTGACCTTCTTGGAGAAGCTTGAGGATACGGTGAAGCACCACCCACACTTTGTGAC TCACAAGTTGGCTGATCAGCGGACAAGGAAATCCTTGGGTCGAGGTGAATTCCGTCTGTTGCACTACGCTGGGGAGGTGACCTACAGTGTGACAG GGTTTCTGGACAAGAACAATGACCTCCTGTTTCGTAACCTTAAGGAG ACCATGTGCAGCTCTGAAAACCCCATCCTGTGCCAGTGCTTTGACAGGAGTGAGCTCACAGACAAGAAGAGACCGGAGACG GTAGCCACACAGTTTAAAGCGAGTCTGTTCCAACTGGTTGAGATCCTCATGTCCAAAGAACCTGCTTATATTCGCTGTATCAAGCCCAATGATGCCAAACAGCCAG GTCGGTTTGATGAGGTGCTTATCCGACACCAGGTGAAATATCTGGGGCTGATGGAGAATCTTCGGGTACGGAGAGCTGGCTTTGCCTATAGGCGCAAATATGAGAACTTCCTCCAGAG GTACAAGTCCTTGTGTCCTGAGACGTGGCCCACCTGGGACGGGCGGCCGCAGGATGGGGTGTCGGTCTTGATCCAACACCTTGGCTACAAGCCCGAGGAGTACAAGCTGGGCAA AACCAAGATCTTCATCCGCTTCCCCAAGACGCTTTTTGCCACAGAAGATGCCCTGGAAGTGAGGAAGCAGAGTCTGG CCACAAAGATCCAGGCATCATGGAGGGGATACCATTGGAGACAGAAATTCTTACGAGTGAAACGTGCAG CTATCTGTATCCAGTCATGGTGGCGGGGGACCCTGGGTCGGAGGAGAGCTGCCAAGAGGAAACGGGCAGCCAACGTGATCCGACA gcTGATCCAAGGCTTCATCCTCCGCCGTGCACCCAGGTGCCCTGAAAATGCCTTCTTCTTGGATTTCGTTCGGTGCTCCTTCCTACTGAATCTGCGGCGGCACCTGCCCCGTAATGTGCTGGACAAAACATGGCCCACCCCTCCTCCTGCCCTGCACGAG GCATCCGAGCAGCTGAGGGAACTCTGTATGAGGAACATGGTGTGGAAGTACTGCCGGAACATCAGTTCTGAATGGAAGCAGCAG CTGCATCAGAAAGCTGTGGCCAGTGAGGTTTTCAAGGGCAAGAAAGATAACTACCCTCAGAGCGTCCCCAGGCTCTTCATCAACACTCGGCTTG CTGCTGATGAGATCAGCCCCAAAGTGCTCCAGGCCCTGGGCAATGAGCCAGTCCAG TATGCAGTGCCTGTGGTGAAGTATGACCGGAAAGGCTACAAACCTCGGGCTCGGCAACTGCTGCTGACCCCTAGTGCTGCGGTCATTGTGGAGGAGGCCAAGATCAAGCAGAGGATTGAATATGCCAACCTGACTG GAATCTCGGTCAGCAGCCTAAGTGACAGCCTTTTTGTCCTCCACGTGCAGAGAGAGGACAACAAGCAAAAG GGGGATGTGGTACTCCAAAGTGATCATGTCATCGAGACGATAACCAAGTTGGCCCTGAGTGCAGACCGAGTCAACAGCATTAACATCAACCAGGGCAG CATCACCTTTGCTGGTGGCCCAGGCAGAGACGGTATCATTGACTTTACCCCTGGCTCCGAGCTCCTTATCTCCAAGGCCAAGAATGGTCACCTTGCCGTG GTCGCTCCCCGGCTGAACTCCCGGTGA